The genomic stretch AGAAGTACCGCAAACATTGCAGCAAGAAACTCTTTAAATGAGATGGGATTCTTAGACGTTGAAACACCAATTTTAACAAAATCAACACCAGAAGGTGCAAGAGACTATTTAGTACCTAGTCGTGTTCACCCCGGTGAATTTTATGCATTGCCTCAATCACCACAACTTTTCAAACAACTTTTAATGGTATCTGGATTTGATAAATATTTCCAAATTGCTAAATGTTTCAGAGATGAAGACTTAAGAGCAGACAGACAACCAGAGTTTACACAAATTGACGTTGAGATGAGTTTTTGTGACCAAGAAGATGTGATTAAAGTTGCTGAAAAATTGATTCATGATATTTTTACTGCGTGTGGAAAAGAAGTGCCAGCAACATTCAAAAGAATGACGTACAACGAAGCTATGGAGCTGTATGGTAGTGATAAACCAGATTTACGATTTGGTATGCCAATGGTAGACGTAATCGATATTTTTGGACGAAGCACCAATGAAATTTTTGCAGATATTGCAAAAGATAAAGCACACAACAGAATCAAAGCCATCAAAGTACCAAACGGAGATAACATCTTCTCTAAACGACAAATGAAAGGTTTTGAAGATTACGTTCGAAAATTTGGAGCTAAAGGTTTAGGTTACTTCCAAATGAAAGAGGATGGACTTAAAGGACCATTGACTAAATTCTTCTCTGAAGCAGATTTAGAAGAGATTGTGAAAGTAACTGAACTTCAAGAGGGTGACGTTGTATTCTTTGGTGCAGGTCATAAAAAAGTGGTTTGGGACTACATGGGACGATTCAGATTGTACCTAGCAGAACAAATGGAAATCGTACCTAAAGATGTATACGAATTCTTATGGGTTGTTGACTTTCCAATGTTTGAAGTAGAAGAGGGTAAAATCAAAGCACTTCACCACCCATTTACAATGCCAAAAAACTTAAACAAAGAGAACATTGAAGAGATTGAATCAATCGCTTATGACTTAGTACTCAATGGTACTGAGCTTGGTGGTGGGTCTATCAGAATTCACAAAGAAAACATTCAAAGTGAAGTATTTAGCCTTATGGGTATTAGTGAAGAAGAAGCCAAAGAGAAGTTTGGATTCTTACTGGATGCACTTCAATTTGGTGCGCCTCCACACGGTGGATTTGCAATGGGGTTTGATAGAATGATTATGTTGCTTGCAGGAACAGACTCTATTCGAGACGTGATTGCATTCCCTAAAACACAAAGAGCTCAATGTCTTATGACACAAGCACCGTCTGAAGTAGATGGTGAGCAGTTAAAAGAGCTCAGTTTACGAATTCGAAAAGCAGTAACAGAATAAAAGAGAATTTCTCTTTTGTCTGTTGACTTACTTATATTTACTCACTCTTACAATATCCAATTTAAAAAATCGTTTCTTATCAATTTTTGTCTTTAAATCTTCATAGATATTTTTACAAGCATTACAACTGCAAAATGGCAGTGCCATTAAAAGTTTTTCATTGGCACCAATGGGTTGAATTTGAGTTTTGTGTAACATCTTCTTCTCCTAGAATATACAAAGAAGTTTGACATGTTACTGTTACCAATTGATTACGTTTCATCAAAGACTGCGTACATCAATAAACGCACCACTTTCAAATTTATCACTTTGTTGTGCAACCTTTGCCAAACGTTGGGCTGCTTGTTCAGGTGTTTGTATTTCTCCATTTTTGAGACGTTGTGCAGAAGGGAACTCTTGGTCGTTTATATCAAATCGTATGTAATCTGTCATGGGTGTTTCTACAACACCTGGAGCCACTGCTAGCAAAACAGAGTTGGGCATCTCTTTGGAGTAGAGATTTAAAAGCATGTTTAACCCCGCTTTTGATAAAGAGTAACTTGCCCAACCTTTAGAACCATTGACTGATGCACCTGAAGAGAGCCCAATGATGGTTTTGACTTCAATGGTAGCCAATATATCCAGCAACTCTTTATTGGCATAGACATTGAGGTTATACACCTCTTGTAGCTCTTCAATAGTGAGTTCAAATGATGATTTGATTTCACCCAACATGCCTGCATTTAAATAGACCAAATCAAGTGCTTGAATGTTTTGTATAAACTCTTTGAGATTGTTTTTTATAAGTTGTGTTTGGATTAGGTCACACGCTTTGAAAGTAAAGTTTTCATGTGTGATACTGGGTTGTGTTCGACTGATACCAAAAACATGGTAACCTGCTTCTAAATAGTAGTGTGTTAAAGCCAACCCCAATCCTGAACTGCACCCTGTGATTAATACGTTTTTTGACATTGACTTTCCCTATACTTAAAGTTTTTGTTCAATATTTTAGTATAAATCACTTTTATATACTCTTTTGGTTATAATTGCCAAAAAATAAAAAGAATAGAATGTTTTTACCCACAACCAAAGAAGAACTTAAAAAATTAAATATAGACCAACTTGATATTATTTTAGTCAGTGCTGATGCATATATTGACTCACCTTTTATTGGCGTGGCCGTAGTAGGGCGTATGCTTGAAGCACAAGGGTATAAAGTAGGAATCATTGGACAACCTGATATTGAGAGTGATGACATCATGCGTTTGGGTGAACCAAAACTCTATTGGGGGGTCAGTGGTGGAAGCATTGACTCGATGGTTTCAAACTATACTGCTACTAAAAAATTTAGAAACTCAGATGACTATACTCCCGGTGGGAAAAACAACAAACGACCTGACAGAGCAACGTTAGTATACACCAATTTAATCCGACGACATTTTAAAAACACCGTACCCATTGTCTTAGGTGGGATTGAAGCGAGTTTAAGACGTGTAAGCCACTATGATTATTGGACCAATAAACTGAGAAAACCGGTACTCTTTGATGCCAAAGCTGATTATTTGATTTATGGTATGGGTGAAATGGCGATTAAAGAGTTCAGTGCGGCACTTCGCGATGGGCAAAATCCTCAAGATGTACGAGGAGTGTGTTATATATCTAAAGAGCCAAAGAGTGACTACCTTCAACTGCCGTCACATCAAGAGTGTGTGGATAACAAAGAGAAGTATATTGACCTTTTTGATGCTTTTTATGATAACAATGATCCCATCTCTGCAAAAGGCTTATGCCAACCAGTAGACACACGGTTTTTAATTCAAAATCCACCGTGTGATTACTTAGATGAACAAGAGATGGATAACGTGGCATCTTTACCTTATGAAAGAGAGTTGCACCCGTATCATCGATCTGAAGGGAAAGTGAAATGTTTAGAGACGATTAAGTTCTCTATTCAGACGCATCATGGATGTTGGGGTGAGTGTAACTTCTGTGCCATTGGTGTACATCAAGGACGAACCATACGAACACGAAGTGAAGACTCTATTTTAAAAGAGGCCAAAGAGTTTACACAATACAAAGATTTTAAAGGCATCATCTCAGATGTAGGTGGACCAACAGCGAACATGTATGGCTATGAGTGTACAAAAAAACTTAAAAAGGGTACTTGTGATGAGATACGATGTGTGGATTACGAAGGGTTATGCAAAGCGATGAAAGTGGATCACTCTCGACATCTGAATCTTCTTAAAAATATTAGACAAGTTCCTGGAGTTAAAAAAGCGTTTGTGGCTTCAGGGATCAGATACGATGTTATCACTGAAGATAAAAAACATGGCTATGAGTACTTAAAAGAGTTGGTTAATCACCACATCTCTGGTCAGATGAAAGTGGCACCTGAACACACCTCTGATAGGGTTTTAAAACTCATGGGAAAACCAGGAAAGCAATCATTGATTGATTTTAAGCGATTGTATGACCGTTTAAATAAAGAGGCGGGAAAGAATCAATACTTAACGTATTATTTAATTGCAGCGCACCCAGGATGTGAAGAGAAAGACATGCATGAACTTAAGAACTTCACACGCAATGAGTTAAAGATGAACCCCGAACAAGCACAAGTCTTTACTCCCACTCCTTCAACGTATTCAAGTGTGATGTACTATACGGAACTTGACCCCGTAACGCGTAAGAAAATCTACGTGGAAAAAGATATTAAACGCAAAGAGAAACAAAAAGACATTGTCATTGATAAGCAGTTTATTCAACGAAACAAACGACCTTCTGGTGGCAGTGGAATGCAAGGATAAAAGCATAAAAAAAGGGGCAACTGCAAAACAGTCGCCCCCTTTTTTATTTGTGAGTTAAAAGATTATGCTAAAGCCGCAATCATATCTTTTGTAACATCTGAAACATCTTTTGTTCCATCAAGTTCAGTGAATACACCCATGTTTGTATAAAAGTCAATTAAAGGTGCCGTTTGTGCATGGTATGCTTCAAGTCTGCTTTTTACAGTCTGGGCATTATCATCTTTTCGAATAATGAGTTCACTTCCACAGTAATCACATACGTTCTCTTCTTTTGAAGGGTTAAACTCTACATGGAAAGAGGCACCACATTTTGAACATACTCTTCTTCCAGTGATTCTTCCTACGATTAATTCATCTGGAACATTTAAAGAGATTACTCTGTCAAGTGAGATTTGCATGGTTGCCATAAGCTCTTTAAGTGCTTGGGCTTGTGCTAATGTTCTTGGGAAACCATCAAGGATGAAGCCCTCTTTACAGTCAGACTCAGCCAATCTGTCTTTAATGATACCAATAATAGTTGAATCTGGAACCAATTTACCTTCATCCATAAATTTCTTTGCTTCTAATCCCATCTCAGTGTTGTTAGCAATCGCTTCTCTTAAAATATCACCTGTTGAAATTTGTGGAATGTTGTATTTCTCAATTAAAAATTTTGCTTGAGTTCCTTTACCCGCTCCTGGTGCACCAAATAGCATTAAGTTCATAGTCATTTTCCTTTTAAATGGTTCCCTTATAAGGCAGTCAAAAATCATTTTTAAAGACCTTTAAGAGAACAGTGAATTGTGTTTGATTTTTTGTATTGTAGTTAAAAAGCATTTAACATCACATAAAGAATTTAATCGATTTTTGCTACAATAACAACTTTAAAAGGGTATACATGAAAAAACTATTTTTAATTATTGGCGCACCAGGAAGCGGGAAAACAACCGATGCAGAGCTTATTGCAGCACAACATGAAGACATCACTCACTACTCTACAGGGGATATGTTAAGAGCGGAAGTTGCAAGTGGAAGTGAAAGAGGAGAACTCATTGATTCATTTGTCAGCAAAGGAAACCTTGTCCCAATTGAGATTATCATTGAAACCATTGTAATGGCCATTAAAAATGCACCAACGGATGTGGTTGTTATTGATGGTTATCCAAGAAGTGTAGAGCAAATGATGGAGTTAGATCGATACTTGGTTGATGAAGATGAAGTAGAGTTGGTCAATGTTATTGAAGTAGAAGTATCCCAAGAGGTTGCTTGTGAAAGAGTTTTAGGACGAGCAAGAGGAGCTGATGATAATGTGGAAGTGTTTAACAATCGAATGAAAGTCTACACGGAACCCTTAGAAGAGATTCAAATATTCTATAAAGCAAAAGATGTGTTAAAGAAAATCAATGGTGAGCGCACCATTGAAGAGATTGTTGAAGAGATGGATGCCTTTATTCAATCACGAATTTAACTATGAGTTCTTTAACTAATCCCAACTTCTACTCTGTGATTATTGGCACAGAGCTACTTAATGGGCGTCGCAAAGATGCTCATTTTACTTTTTTAAACCAAGAGCTGCTCAAGCGAGGATTTATTCAAAAAGCAAACTTTGTTATTAAAGATGATCCACAATTCATGCTGGACATTTTTAATCTGATACAACAAGATGAAAAGGCAGTGATGTTTTGTTTTGGTGGCATTGGTGCTACGCCAGATGATTATACCAGAGAAGTTGCAGCCAAAGCCTTTACCAATAGTGAGATGTTTTATCATGAAACAGCCAAAGAGCTTATTATTAATCAATTTGGAGATGAAGCGTATCCCTACAGAATTGAGATGTCTCATCTGCCTGTTGGAGCAAAACTTTTAGACAATGTGGTTAACAATGTTCCGGGATTTTATTTAGAAGATCGATTTTTCTTTACACCTGGATTTCCTTCAATGTCACAAGCGATGGTTTTACAAGCATTGGACAGACACTATTTAAAAAATGATACAAAGGTGTTTAGAAAAACATTGACGGCATACACAGGAGAGAATACGCTTATTCCTTTGATGAAAAAAGTACCTTCCAACGTGGAACTTTCATCGCTTCCACGTATTAAAGGTGAAAAAAGGGAAGTGGTGCTTTCCATTGCTGCTTTTGAAGAAAATGTGTGCAGTGAAGTGTTCGATACTTTTGTATTATTTTTAGAGAATGAGAAAATAGAGTATGTCTTAGGAGATGTTTAACTTATGGTTTGACATACGTTGAGCCAAATTTAAACCCTTTATCTTCTGGATAGTTTGGCAAGTTATAATCTCTCCAAACTTTTAAACAAAGTGGGTGCTTACTTTGAACGCCTTCTTTTGCAAATGCATGAGCTCGTCCAAAGTTCACAAACACTCCTTTTCCAGCTGCGTACATATAGGCTAAATTACATTGGGCTGTAATATATCCTTGTTTTGAAGATTTTTCATACCATTTGATGGCTTCTAAATAGTCCTTTTCAACAACGCCCCCCAGTGTGTAGTACATGCCTAAACGATTTTGAGATGCGGCATGTCCTTTTTGCGCTAATTTTTCGAATTGTTCAAAAGCTTTTTGTTGGTTGTACAGATAAAATTTTGGATTGGCGTATAAGACCCCTAGGTTATATTGAGCTTTGTAATTTCCCAGTGCAGCAGATTTCTCAAAGTATTCAAATGCTTTGGTATAGTTTTTTTCTTTGTAGTATTTTTTTCCCTCTTCAAAGAAGACTCCCGTGTCTGCTTGGGCTAAATCATCAATGGTCAGTGGACTGTTTGCCCATGCAATTCCTGCATATAAAAGAAGTCCAAGCATTTTGTTCATGATGTAATCTCCCTTGGTATATCCGGTTTAAGTGAGGTTATGATTTCATAGGTAATCGTATCATGTGCTTTGGCCAATGGCCAAGCATTATTAAAAAGACAGATTTCATCTTTTGTGGTATTTAATGAGAGGTTGTCCATTGAAACACGACCTAACACTTCATAGCCTTCAGGCGTAAAAAATTTTTTACGTTCATTCAGGCGTAAAAATCCATGTCCATACCCAGTATCATAAGTTGATACGTCCATATCCTCTTGTGCAGTATAGGTTCCACCATAACCAATGCATTGATTTTTTAATAACTTTCTTGATGATAATTTATTAACATATAAAGATAAGACTGGTTTAAGTTTTGGAATTCCAAAAATTGGGTTGGTATCAAGATATCCATACAGTGCAATTCCAACACGAACCCAATCATCATCAAAAGAATTATCACGAAATGTCGCTGAAGAATTTGAGCTATGAAAAATAGGAATGGGTAAAAAAAGTTTTTCACATATTTTAATAACTTCTTTTTTTACCTTTTTAAAATTATTTTTTTGCCAAAAGAAAACAGAGCTCAATTCATCGGCACTTTTGTGGTGTGTGAAGACCCCTGATAAAATGAGTCCTTTGTTATAAATCCCTAAAATAGCCTCTTCTAGCTCTTCAATGGCAACTCCATTTCTATGCATTCCTGTATCTACTTTAAGCTGGACTTTAGTATTTTTTTGCATCAACTCAATGTCATTTATACAATTTATGGTCATGTGAAAAGTATGTGAATAACTTGGGGGTTGTTTATCAGCTAAGATTAAGATATTGTCGAATAATGTCACAATCTTCTCTGCTTCTGCAACACTATGTACCACCGCGTTTCGTACCCCATACTCTTTACAAAGGGTACCAATTTCTACAATTCCGTGTCCATATGCGTTGTCTTTTAGTACCACTGCAATCTTGTTTTTGTCTTTGATTTTTGACTCAATGAGTTGAAGATTGTGAAAAAGATGTGATTTATTCAGTAAAATTCGTGCCAAAGCTTAATCCAAATTATTAAAATGTTTATGTATAAGAGTAGCATCTTTTTCGTTTAAAACCTCTTTGAGGTTTTCAAAAGTTGCGTTTTTAATCTCTTTAAAAGTTCCAAAGTATAAAAGCAGTTTTTTAACTTTGGCTTCACCAATACCATGCAGTTGCAACAAGGATATTTGTTTGTCCTCTTTTCGTTTTTGCTTTTTATGAAAGTTAATGACAAAGCGGTGCGCTTCATCTCTTTGACGTTGTACAAATTGAAGTCGTGCGTCACTGGGTTGTAGTTTAAGTTCTTTAAAGATACCGTCTTGTTTATAATGTAAGATGTCTTTTGCTTTTCCTTTAGCTCGGTGCGCCTTTGCATCAACTTTCTCTTTTGCTATGGCAATGATGTCAATGTTTACTCCCACAGACTCTATGATGTCATAGGCCAGTTTAAGCAGAGTTGAACCTCCATCAATAATCCAAAGATCAGGTGCTGGATTTTTTTCAAAACTCTCTACTCGGCGAATGAGCATCTCTCTCATTTGTGCATACTCATCATTGGTTTCTAAGTTGTAGTGTCTGAAATCTACTTTCATGAATTTCTCATGCCAAACGACCATTGCTCCAACGGTTGCTTGACCCATCATGTGTGAGTTATCAAAACTCTCAATACGTTCAGGCACTCTTTGCAAACAGAAGAGCTTTTGCAGTTCTTCATACACCGTGGTATGGTTTTTCGTTGCATCCAATCGAAGCAATTCTTCACAGTTATTCAGTGCTATTTTTATAAGTTCACATTTTTTACCCGCTTTTGGAAAATTCAGAGGAATCTTTTTATTGAATTTTTGTTGTAAGAAACTTTGTAACTCCTCTTGGTTTTCTGTTTCATTCGCAATGAGTACCTCTTTAGGCAGTACTGGAATTTCATGGTTGTAGTAGTTGATGATGGCTCTTTCATACATCTCATCCAAGTCCACTATACTTTGTTCATCGACAAAGTCAAGTTTAATGTAATCATGATTTGAAGATGCCAGTTTCCCATCTCGGATAAACATACGCACAATCACGGCACGTTTAAGCCCTTGTTTAATAGCAAAGACATCAAGGTTTTCATTACTGGCTAAATCCATACCGGTTTTGACTTGAGATTTTTCAATGGTTTTGATACGGTCACGTAATATCATGGCATCTTCAAAACGAAAATCCATGGAATACTCTTCCATACGATCTTTGAGTTTGAAAATGAGTTTACTTTTATTATAGATATACTCTAAAGCTTCATTGACAATACGTTTGTATTCTTGTGAAGATATTTTGCCTTCACACGGTGCATGGCACTTTTTGATTTGGTAAAACAAGCAGGCCTCTTTCCCTTTTATACAGGCCTTTTTTTGGACCAATGGTACAATCTCATAAATGGAGTCCAATATGTCTCGTGCTCCAGTAGAATAAGGACCAAAGTATTTGATACTGCTGCCTTTTAAAACCTTTCGTGTGATTTCCAGTCGTGGGAAATCTTCACTCATATCAATATAGATATAAGGGTAGGTTTTATCATCTCTCAATAAAATATTGTATTTGGGTTTGAGTTGTTTAATCAATGAATTCTCTAAAATCAGTGCATCGTGTTCATTGGGTACCACAATCCAATCCACGTTTTTAACTTCACTGATCATCTTATAAATACGAGGTCCAAGTTTTTCAGCAGGTTGTAAATAAGGGGTGAATTTAAAGTATGATTTTACACGATTTTTAAGCACCTTTGCTTTACCAACATAAAGCAGGTGTCCCTCTTCATCAAAGTATTGATATACACCTGATTGATTGGGAAGTTCTTTGAGTTTTTCTTCTAGATTCATGAAAAGTATTTTATCTAAAACAAGATGAAACTCTGCCCATTTTTGGAAGCTTTTAAAGAGATTGTTTTGTGAAAAAAATTTTAAAATTTCAGCAAGAGTTAATTTAAAAAGATGTTATAATAGGAGTAACCAAACAATAGGAGGTGTGAATGAGAGGAATCAAACATTCTTAATATTGTTACCACAGATAAATCATAAAGAAAAAGTTAACTACACAGTTATAGCATAGATAAAAGTTTATTTATGATTTAAAAAGGGAAGAGCTCATTTGCTTCTTCCCTTTTTTCGTTTAAAATGATGTTTTCCCCAATAAAATGTCGTGTTCATTGACATATTGTTCACACTTAATGCCATTGAGTTGCTTGCAGATTTGTTGCCACTCTTTCCCATGACCTTTCTTTTTATTGGTAAAATTGCCCTTATAAAACATCACTGCATGTGCATATTCATGAGGTATGACATGGTTTATCATATACTCACTGCTCTCTTTAAAACGTTTTTTATTTAAATAAATAACAATACGATGATGTTTGGTATAGGCTGTTGCACCATAAAGATGAGCAGGCATGGCATCACTCACAATCAAAGGCACATTTAAATCAAAACCAAGGTTTTTTTTCATCAGTTGGCGAGTTTGTAATTTTTTATTTTCAATTTTTTGTAAGAGAGTTGTACTTAATGGGTGATTATCAAAGTGATAGTCTTGATACCAGTGATACCCTAGAAGAAGTATCGAAAGTATTACCACAAAGAAAAAAAAGAGATTTAATCTTTGCAGAAACATGAAGGTACCTTTTATTGTGCTACTTGCATCAATACATCTCGATAGTGGTTAAGCTCTTTCATGAGTGTATCATCATGGTTATTGATATCAGGGTGGTATTTACGTGCTAACTCTTTGTACCTTTTTTTCACTTCCTCTTTAGTAGGACTGTGCGTAAAGCCAAAGAACTCTTTTGCTTTTTGAACTTCACCAAATTGTGGTGGGGCTTGGAAGTTGCCTTGCTGGAAGTGTTGAAAATCTTCAAAACGGAAACCTTGTGCGCCTTGTTGAAAGTTTGAACCATCAAAGTGAAAGTGAAAACCGCTTTGCCGTGATTGCTCTTTGAGTTGTTTGATTTTTTTATAGATAAAGAAATATCCTAAAATGATTAAAACAGAAACAATAATTAAAAATGTTCCAAAGTTCGTAAAGATAAGATAGAGAACAAAAAAGAGTAGGCTAAATCGAATGAGTTTGCTAAAAAAGTAATCAATGTTATTCATGTAGTAAAAAATGTCCTTTTAATGTCTGCTTGTATTATAGTATTTTGTTATTATAATAAGGTTAATATTTCATATAGGATTATATCAAGGAAAAGTTAATGATTCATTACAGTGAGCCTCTTTTTAGACCACCTTCAGAAGCAAACAATGTCATAATTCAAATCACACATGGTTGCAGTTACAACGCCTGCAGTTTTTGTTCGATGTATGAAACCAAACAGTATAAACAAAAGAGTCTGGATGAGGTGTTTGAAGATATTGAAACACTAAATAAGTATTACTCACAAGCACACAAGATATTTTTAGCCGATGGAGATGCCTTAGCTGTAGATACTTCTACGCTTTTACAAATACTTAAAAAGCTCTATGCATCTTTTCCCAATTTACGACGCGTCACTTCATATGCTTCTCCTATTAACTTAGAACAAAAATCATTAGAAGAGCTTTCAACATTGTATGAAGCTGGATTAAAACTCATCTATTTTGGAATTGAAACAGGCAGTGATGTCTTGCTTAAAAAGATTCAAAAAGGAACAACTTTTTCAAAGATGAAAGAGGGATTAAACAAAGCAAGTCAAGCAGGTTTTAAAATCTCAGCAACGGTTATTTTGGGTGTGGGTGGAAGGGAGTATTCAAAAGAACACGTGGCACAAACTGCTCGATTGGTCAATGAAACCACATTGAACTATCTCTCAACCTTACAATTGGGATTGCAACAAACTAAAGAGGCACAGTTTTATAAAAAGTTTGAACAAGGGTTTACTTGGTTGGATGACAAAGAGATGCTTGAAGAGCAGTTACACTTTTTAGAAGCCTTACAACCTACAAATAAAATCATTTTTCGTTCAAACCATGCAAGCAATGCTTTTGCACTTGCTGGAACTTTGCCGAAAAATACGAACCGATTGATAGATGAAGTGAAGTATGCCATCAAGGATGAATCACTGCTCACTCCTTCATGGCTTCGAGGGTTTTAAAAGTAGGTGTTTTCACTTAAATTTTGAATTTGAGCGAGCATTTTAGAACTCTCTTTAAAATCGATATTTATAGGATAACACTCTTTTTTATATTGTAAAAGAAGTGTGGGAAATACACGCACATTGAGTTTTCGTCGTAAGTTCAAATCTTCATCTAAAAGGGCTTGTGTTTGTGGAGTGTGAAGCCGTTTTTCAAACACTTTTTTATCCAAGCCAATTTCATCTGCTAATTTGACTAAAACCTCTTTTTGTGAAGGATTGAGTGCTTTTTGATAGTAACCGCGTTGTATGGCTTGAAGCATCTCTTCCTCTTTGCCCATTTCACGTGCAAGAATCAGAGCTTGGCACGCTAAATAGGTGGCTCTTTGGGGTGTGTTTTTACTCCAAAAATCGTAGTTGAATTTTGTGCCTATTTCTTGTTCTATTTGTTGCCAGATGGCTTTGATTTTCTCTTGTTGATCTTTGGGCATCACTTCATCTGTGTGTTGAGCCAATCCGCCACAGACATAAACAATTTGGGTGTTATCTTTTAAGTTTTTTTTGAGCTCTTCAAATACAGGCTTAAAAGCGTAACACCAAGAGCACATTGGATCATGAATATAGTATAGTGTCTTTTGCATGATAAACCTCCTAAGAACTTTTTGTAATTATATCTTTTTTACATCAAAGCAATGTACAAAAAAATCATTAGTTATTCCATTTAACTTGTTTTAGTTTTTATTTAGAGTATAATTCCAAAATGATTTTAGAAATAACACTGGGTATTATTACTTTTTTAACCTCCATTGTTGCGGGAGTTGTCGGTATTGGTGGAGGTATGATGCTTATTGCAATCCTTCCTTCTTTTTTACCTTTGAATGCGTTGATTCCTGTGCATGGTTTGACTCAAATGTCAAGCAACTTTTCACGAGCTGTTTTTGGATATAAGGATGTAGAGTATGAAGTTATCCCTAAGTTTTTAGTGGGGTCACTTTTGGGTATTGCTCTTTTTTCTTCTATTTTGTTTTATATTTCATTGGAGTATGTGCCTCTGTTTATTGGGGTGTATATTTTACTCTCATTGTGGAGTACAAAATTCAATGAAAAAATTAAACGATATGAAAACTATTACATTGCTGGCTTTTTTCAAACAGGTCTTTCTATGGTTGTAGGTGCAACGGGACCTCTGACGATGACACTTTTGCTAAAAGATTATGGGGATAAACATAAAGTCGTGGCAACAGGTGCAGCACTTATGAGTATCACACATATTTTTAAAGTAATTGTGTTTGTCTTTTTTGGTTTTGTTTTTTGGGATTATGTTGGTGTATTATCTTTCATGATCGCAGGTGCCATAGCAGGAAGTTTTGTAGGAACAAAATTGCGAGATAAAATTGATGGTAAAAGGTTTATAATGGTACTTAAAGTGCTTCTTTCTGCATTGGCAATTAAGCTGATGGTTTCTCTGTTTTTATGAGAGATTTTTTTAAATCCAAAGAGGCATTGCTTTATGTGATGTCCATTGCGATGCTGTTCTCTTTTTCAGCATGGATGAGTCTTTTAAATAACTTTGTGGTTGAAGTGGCCTCATTTAATGGTAGTCAAATAGGGATTTTACAAAGTTTGCGTGAAGTTCCTGGCTTTTTAGCCTTTACCGTGGTATTGGTTCTTTATTTGATTGCCCAGCAACGTTTGGCATATCTCTCCATGATTTTATTGGGACTTGGAACGCTTTTAACAGGTTATTTCCCCAATGCTATTGGTTTATATATCACAACAGTCATTATGTCCATAGGTTTTCACTA from Candidatus Marinarcus aquaticus encodes the following:
- a CDS encoding sulfite exporter TauE/SafE family protein, which produces MILEITLGIITFLTSIVAGVVGIGGGMMLIAILPSFLPLNALIPVHGLTQMSSNFSRAVFGYKDVEYEVIPKFLVGSLLGIALFSSILFYISLEYVPLFIGVYILLSLWSTKFNEKIKRYENYYIAGFFQTGLSMVVGATGPLTMTLLLKDYGDKHKVVATGAALMSITHIFKVIVFVFFGFVFWDYVGVLSFMIAGAIAGSFVGTKLRDKIDGKRFIMVLKVLLSALAIKLMVSLFL